The nucleotide sequence ATTTGTAATTGTGttttaagttgaaatattttaaactaattgTAAATTTAGCATTAAAATATTACGTAATTTAACtaagcaaaaatagaaaatgaagtaaatgttattaaaagagaatagagaaaagtttcaacaaattttaaattaaaaacaaaaacataaatacagTGTACAAgttaataaaaacgaaaagtaGCAACGCccttctgcaaaaaaaaacaaacaaaacaaaaataattatatttctttCCATGGCATGCAAGTTCTATTTagaaaaatcaaaagcaaaaggATATTAAGTACTTACACGAATAATTGAATGGatattcgtttttttaatttaagtgataaataaaaccaaaaaaaaaaacactttaataaaatatgaagctaaaataaaaaaatatctgaagaGAAGTGAAAGCAAAAGCATGCAATGAACACAAATGATatgcaaattgaaaataaaattcaaaatggaaaataactgtaacggaaaattagttttatttcatgACTCGTTTGCGGATAGATTTTCTGAGTGCGGTGATTAAATAAACCCTCTGGTGAAAATGCACCTACAAACCTCTACTGAATTAATCTTTACGCTTTTAAGAGAGTGTTGCAGACCTAAAATGAGAAATACAGAAATGAGTCTATAGCCTCACTAGTACCGATTTACCCTGTCAAAGTTTTAGAACTCCCTCAGTTTTCCTctgatttgtttgaaatttggctTACTCCCTACTCCTgcaacaaacaaataataagcAACAGTTTTaagattaacaaaaatttgagaTTTCTAAGACTGATTGCTCGAAGCTCATAGCAATCATACTGATCCAAGTTCAAAATCATACTTCAAGTAGAAGAAAAGCTTAACGCGTGAGTGTAAATAAATAgacaagtttttttattatcgtgCCGCCATATAAGCGTACGTCGAATAGTTATTCCGCTTTGTTTAATACACTTTAAAATATTCAACTTCCATGTCTTCGTGTTCAACTTTAATGTATTATATTTCTGTCCAAGTGGAAGAAGTaaaacttaacattttttgtgtaatcaaatttatttcatacttCATAAGCTCCTTCGCCATGTTCATCATTTTCATATTCTACATTGTCTTCATCTTCTTTCTCGTCCAGATTCATTAATGGCAGCCTAAAAGAGAAACCATTAGCATATTTAACATGAGTCAGCTGCTGTGAATAGTTTACATCACGTGGAAACATACAACAATTCTGTAAGGCGTTTCTACTTCAGTCTGCTGCGTAGATGCTGCTGCCGCCGCCGACGCCACAGCTGACGTGCTTGCTTGTTGTGTATCCGTTTTGGGAGGTGCAGTCGGTGAACTCTCTTCGAATATTTCACGTGAAACACGAAATTTTAATGGTTTACCTATATCCATGAATAGGTCATGTTTAGCACCATCTTCCAAAGGATATTCCCAGACCCACGCTTGTTCAGCTTCTTCGAAACGCGACGGGTGCTGTAAGGCCGAAGGCGGTATGAGTATATCATCGAAGAAACCAAGTGTTACGTGTACACCCTCTCGACTGCAGCTACGTACTTTTCTCCTGTGAGCACACTGCTAATTTAGCGAAATAAGACTTCGGTGTGTGAGAGGCGCCATCGCCTggcaatataatataatagaatCCTTCAGTGATACTATGTCTTTGAGTGCAATGCAGAGACCAAGATTTAAGAGTACttgtagaaaaattactttattgGCTAACTTCCGGTTGATTTCGTCTCGTATCGCTTCTAccaatatcaaatgaaattgaTCCGGCGCTATCCTTATGGCGTCTTTTAATTCAGCGAGcacaaacatttgtttttatttttttgtttattttattgtacagtaaaatttttatatttttaattaataaatttaaaggatctagtgtgattttttcttttaccttTCTGTTTTGTTGACGGCGTGTTTTATCAGCTGTTTGGCTGTTATTAATGGTTTTGTTTTGACTATTCCAGGTAAATAAATGCGAGCCGCAAGGAGAAAAAGTTAGTTCACATTCACGGTATACAGAGTggttcacaaaaaaataattaatgataCTACCATTTATAATCGCAAGATACGCTTATAATACAAGTTTTTAACACTTTaccaaatttattatatatttagaaGGTAATTAATGATGATTCAAATCCCATTATGCTAtgctaatgagaaccccatgtaaatgaataatTACTTCCTgtcgtatcgtagtatcgtagattttatttcacgatttttgtaaattaccgtagaaccctgtcagctgattgctctctcaccacacagtgttgccaaacagtacatttcgaaatcatttacaaaataaacttagaaaaattataaattttattaaaataacttaaaaggaCTGTTGTATACTactaattatagataaatgaactatttgcatttgttggctttttggctttggtttattaaacaatgaaaaattgtaactgataacgcggatgtgtgaaatatgtattgtgtaaatatgtaactagaAGAACcagttgttctctacgggatgagttttgctcagtTTTGTGCTCGTTAGTGTCTGCGGAACTATTGGACTATTTTTGAAGCGGAATTTTATAACGGAAGGTTAAAGCCTGTCAACTACagtatttctgaaatttttacttTAGACCACTGCATTAATGTTGAATGCACCATTAATGATTTCAAGTTTCATCtcactaattttttgtttttttatccatggtgaaaagatttttagaggacCGTTATTCGGgtctgagcgaatttgatagATATGCAAACGTCATTCGTTTTGAATTtcgcaaaatttagctttagcttagtgaaacacaaaacgaatgacgtaaaATCCAAAGTAcccctcaaattttttttttcaccacacATAAAGAACAAACCTGGTATACATCATCCtcgtttttatgtatttatctaataaaaatatatacaatgaGCGCAGAGCAAAATGGCAAATATTCTTTGTTGTCAACTGGGCTACACAAATTTATATGTGTCGGCAAAGCGAATCTATGAAATCACTTTGGGTAGATATATGTATAACTTTGGAAGGTACAGAAGTCTATTTGGGGAAATGAATTTATCCACCACAGTAAATACAAGATATAACGCTGTAGAATATGTCACTTCGCtggtttaattttttccttttatcaaCAGGTTTTAAACTTTTGAACTTCTCTTCCTTATGTTTGTTTCTTTGCAGCACTGATATTATCGGTTGCAAAAATCGCACGAAATAAAGTAACGACTTTCAGAAGGCGCCCTTCGGTACTCTGTGTACCGTGGCTGTAATGAAGgtttatagaatttttataattaattttttagtttaatatattattttaatctatcatattgtaaaatttgtatctgttgggatttttacaaaatatataagctataaaatgaaatttaaaatttcacgaATTCAATTATTATGAATTTTTCCACCGAATATtacaatttcatatatttttttataatctacAGTAGGGCGATTTCATCATTTGCaactattttattaaacaacCATATGAAATACTAATTTCACAATGACACTATTGTGAGTGATATATTTAATGGGTATTTAAGAAGCAGCACCTACACTAACTGGAAACAACTACCTCCAAACAACGGCACGTGTAAAGTTCTTGAACTGTTTCCCaacattaatttaataaaaagtaagagTTTGCTGAAGAAATCTTTAAAATTACAGTTGGCAATGGATGAATTTGAATCGCATCAGTTCAGTGATGCTGATGAGGATGAGGAAATACCATACAAGGTATGTGTAGCCGAGGCAATCTTGTAGCGAATTGGAATACACGAGCGTTTTAATAGGACATCTTTTCTTGCAGAATAACTTAGTAAATACcttcaaaaatttaacagtGAAGCATGACATGTTTAAGGATATTAAAAGAGATAGCGTGCAAAACGACAATTTGGAGAAAATTATAGACGATCCAAGCCCAGATGAGACAATAGATGATGAAGACGACTACGAAGAAGCGAGTGGCGATTCATATGACTACGAAGAGTCTTATACAGGCTATCAAAAGCATAATGCGCAAACCACACAAATATCACTCAACCAGTCCGCTTGTAAAGGTGGCACTACGCAAGCTAAACGTGTAAGCAGCTATCagccaaaagaaaatttattccgCCGCTATTCAGCACGCATAAATGTAGAAAAATACGATCCTACCGTTAATATGAGCTCACAGGCCGCCAATCGACTAGTGACATTCGATAGACGCCAAGATGACCGTGTTCGTATACGTGATAAACAGGATCGTGCTACTGCCGAGCAAGTAATGGATCCACGTACGCGCATGATACTTTTCAAAATGTTAAATAGTGGCTTTATACAAGAAATCAATGGTTGCATATCCACCGGCAAAGAAGCTAATGTATATCATGCTGTCTCAGAGCGCGATGAAGAGTTTGCTATTAAAATCTATAAAACGTCCATATTGACATTTAAAGATCGTGATAAGTATGTATCGGGTGAATTTCGCTTCCGACACGGCTACTGCCGTCATAATCCACGCAAAATGGTGCGTACGTGGGCAGAGAAAGAGATGCGCAACTATCTGCGCATGCATAACGCAGGTGTGCCTGTGCCCGAACCTTTACTGCTACGCTCACATGTGCTTGTGATGCGTTTCTGTGGCAAAAAAGGGTGGCCTTCGCCAAAGTTGAAAGAAGTAGAATTGACCACATCTAAAGCTTGCCAACTGTATCGCGAATGTGTTGTGATTATGTGGCGAATTTATAATAAATGCAAATTGGTGCACGCAGATTTAtcagaattcaatattttattgcatGATGGGCAGCTTATAATTATTGACGTTAGTCAATCGGTCGAACACGATCATCCGCATGCATTCGATTTCTTGCGTAAAGATTGCGTTAACATATCAGATTTCTTCCGCAAGCGTGCAGTTGCCACAATGACCGTGAAAGAGCTATTCGACTTTATTACAGATCAGTCAATTACTGATGAAAATATGGATGAATGTCTAGAACGCATATCAGAGCGGATCAAAGATCGTGACTTTGATGCGATCACGGCTCAGGAAAAAATCGATGAAGCAGTATGGCAGAACACTTTCATACCGAAACGATTAGATGAGGTGAGTGAAAtgactaaaattttcaataatttgagcaCTGTAAAGgtacttaaaaatatatcttAGGTCCGACATTTTGAGAAAGATGTAGATAAGGCGAAAAAAGGACTAAATAAGGATCTCATATATGGCAAAATAACAGGTCTAAAATCCGATTTAAATGTGCAAGAACAACCGGATGTACTTATTGAGTCTGAAGCAGTTGAaagcaaaaatgtgaaaaatgctcAAAACAAAGAAATCGCCGAAGACTGTACTGATTCAAGTGATTGCGAGGACGAAGCTTCCGAAGATGACGGCAGCACAGGCTTCGTCAATTCAGCGCGTCCGCGAGATGAATCTCCTAATAGTAAAAAGTCCCGTAAGAAGGCTGTTAAAGAGGCAAAGGCAGAAAAGCGTAAAGTGAAGGTTAAAAAGCATGTCAAGAAACGTAAAGAAAAGATGGCAACCACACGCAAATGAAAACtaaattgtaattgtaaataGACTTTATTCTTGATTAAGTTTCgttttaatattatacttaaaacaaatttctaaaagaaATTGGAAAAAGAAACGAATAAATTCGTGGCATTGTTGCAAGTTTAGAGTAAAATGAAGAACAAGAAATGTATATATGCTTAATGTTTTCAAAGAAAGAAGCCCTGCTTTTTATTAAATGGCTACTCCCTACCCCTGCAGCAAACAAATAATGCAcaacaattttaatattgacaaaaattcgacatttttaaaattgattaGGCCTCTAGACAAACTTGTGTGCTCAAAGCTCCTAGCTATCATACTGAtcgaatttcaaaataatacttCAAGTGGAAGAGAAGCTGAACGCGTTAGTATAAACAAATAGACAAGTTGTTTATTATCATGGCTCCATATAAGCGTATGTCAAATAGTTATTCCACTTTGTTTAATATACTTtgaaatattcaatattcatGGAAGAAGTAAAACTTAACCTTTGTTTtgtgtaaacaaatttatttcattcttcATAAGCTCCTTCGCCATCTTCATCATTTTCATATTCTACATTGTCTTCATCTTCGTTCTCGTCACCCTCCTCTGCACATTGATTTTGTTGATCCCACCAAGATAGCACACCAAGTCCAGATTCATTAATGGCAGCCTAAAAGAGAAACCATAAACATATTTAACATGAGTCAGCTGCTGTGAAGAGTTTACATCACGTGGAAACATACAACAATTCTGTAAGGCGTTTTTACTTCAGTCTGCTGCGTAGATGCTGCTGCCGCCGCCGACGCCACAGCTGACGTGCTTGCTTGTTGTGTATCCGTTTTGGGTGGTCCAATCGGTGAACTCTCTTCGAATATTTCACGTGACACACGAAATTTTATTGGTTCACCTATATCCATGAATAAGTCATGTTTAGCACCATCTTCCAAAGGATATTCCCAGACCCACGCTTGTTCAGCTTCTTCGAAACGCGACGGGTGCTGTAAGGCCGAAGGCGGTATGAGTATATCATCGAAGAAACCAAGTGTTACGTGTACACCCTCTCGACTGCAGCTACGTATTTTACCTGTGAGCACACTGCCAATGGCGGGGCGAAAAACAATGTAGCGAAATAAGACTTCGGTGTGTGAGGCGCCATCGCCTGGTAATATAATGGAGTCTTTCAGTGATACTATGTCTTTGAGCGCAATGCAGAGACCAAGATTTAAGAGTACCTGTGAAAAATTAAGTAGGTTTATGTTcggcacatacaatttttttaaatgatattcTGCTTACTTTATTGGCTAACTTCCGGTTGATTTCGTCTCGTATCGCTTCTaccaatttcaaatgaaattgatCCGGCGCTATCCTTATGGTGTCTTTTAATTCAGCGAGcacaaacatttgtttttatttattttatttgtacaatataatttttatattaattaataaatttaaaggatCTAGtgcgattttttcttttacttttctgTTTTGTTGACGGCGTGTTTTATCAGCTGTTTGGCTGTTATTAATGGTTTTGTTTTGACAATTCCAGGTAAATAAATGCGAGGCGATTCGAAAGGAGAAAAAGTTAGTTCACAATGACGGTGTACAGAGTGGctcacaaaaaaacaattaaggGTGCCACCATTTATAATCGCAAGACGAGTTTATAATAACAGTTTTAAACactttaccaattttttttatttattttaaagggaATTAATGATGATCTAAGTCCCATTAGGTTTTATTGTTAACTTTGTCATttctaaaacgaaaaaatactTATAATTAGCAATGTAATGGCCAACATTAGTAGTATTTCTATTGATTATTCGAACTAGAAAACTCGTAGACTTTTCTTTCTTACAATTAAGGTGTAAATGAGGTGTGATTGACTGCCCCTCGCTGTTCTATTCTATAGATCTataattaggttaggttaaggccggtgggccaattagatgtcctaaattcagtagttttcgcgaagcgttgtaggatgagaaaaaaaacaattagccaaatgaagttttggggatagtttaatatatatttgaactaaaaaaaaaaaatttgtacaatctccaacaatatattgtaagccgagttatcaatagattcccagagcgccttgccactgaagtatccaacttctgtacaagatacaacttgcaattttcatctgaaaacaaaaaaaataaagattattaattttgatgtaattatcttcgatgtgaactaagaaaattgggagaaacacgtaaaatttgaatttttggggaaggtagaaaaaaaagtggtttttcaaggaaaaaaaaactcttcaactgggtaaaaaagtcgcttaaaaaaagtttttggatgttttttttagttcacatagaagagaaagcaatactgaagataacgcattttgaatgaaatgcatagctcgtttagtttttttgcaatcgtgtacataaattaggtaaaatcgtgaaaatgaaaagccgagaaacaAACACTTACAGAGACGTACACAGAAACAatacactacaacaataagcgcacggttgctcgacgccgcactacgctcggctttgtagctctgcaaatacttggaatttaactctgaaaatttgtgtctcatgttctagaatatctaagctattgatttcaggaaaaaaaaaatcgatttttttgaccttttaattggcccgccggccttaacctggctggctgaaagccttCACATAGACCTAATGGTCCTTAGTGTTGCCAGATGAAGCTAGCTCTAGCATGCCCCCAtcttccagttcattgcaaaatctgcagctatcgttgtttgtaattcctatcttgtatgcgtgctccgctagcaaattgtggcctgtcagcatacctacgatagttctgctctcctttctagacagagctagtacgaatctggcgtatttatctgcataaTTTTAgcggttttgcaagtggcttgattattccacctcctgtctatccgtattttcatgtccgcagaaATATccttgtatattgtatttaaaggtttcagtatgtcgttttcttcttcaaattgtaaacagcgcttttggcaatctcatctacaatttcgcttcctgcaatgcccttatgtccgagTTCCTAATAGATGTGCAACCGTCAgtctgcggctagtctctctatggcgtccctgctttttagaacattttagatgaaatttcatatgagttcattgcttttatcgccgcttggctgtcaacgtatatatttattttggcgtTGCTTGATGTCTTTGCGAATGCTCTTTTCGCAGTCTTATCTACAGCAcaaacttctgcttgaaagatactgcaGTGGTCGGGGAGCTTAAGTAGCTGCCAGATgcctagctctgcgcaatagATTCCTGTCCCTACTTCGTCTAACAATTTCGAGTAAATTTcagtaaatatacatattaagagtatttgggtTAGGTTTAATTCCTCTTTTCCATCcctcttctattgttgttcagAATTTCTTCACCTAATTGCATTTCGGAGTCACATAgtccgtctggactttgtaacTCATGtcaataattaaaaactaacGAATTAAAATAGGTATAAAATGTGTTCTATTTGACATTGTGGGATATTTCTTATAAGAGCTTGTTATCTGATCGAtccttaacaacaacaattcgaTTAGGTAGGTTTCCTTGGGTTATAGAGTTCAGTATCATAATGAGTCCACACTGGAACGATCCAAATCAATTATATGGGTGTTGACACAACTGATATAAAATTTCTGTTTAAATAGGAAGAGTAAAAGAAGaggtaacaaaaaaatgtgtctcaTTGGTCCATAAGAATTGATGTCACATATGCATACGCTGTACTTAGGACCGGTGTACTTACAAGATTAGGACCATGTTagtataggtaggtaggtgaaatggttgaagtgccagtctggcactgtAAAATGCAAAATGCGTGCAAAATTTTTATCCGAATCCCGATCATTGACTACTAGAAAACATATaatgttaataatatttatatcttACGTCCATTACATTACTAATCATTTTCGTTAAATCAACTTTTCACTCACATATAACGgtaatttgtaatttaattgatttaaacTATTGCATTGCTTAACCATTTGTactaattttcttcacttccgtATGCTGTTATTTTACAATATCACTACTGTGAATGGTATTTAAGATGTATGCAAGAATGTACTCCGTTATGAATAGATGCAGAAAAAAGAATAATCAAATTAAACGCTAGTTGATTGTGAGTAGATTTTTTAAATCTgtgaaaatatacataaattgttattataaaagttataccaaaacaaatataatatttgtttcatTAAATTACTTTCTACAATCTGTGTCATTTATTAGACTTCAATGAAAGCAATTATAAACAATCTTgctattgtttgtttttgttctcatgTTTGCTTCCGTCATCATTTTTTGTATCGTGGCACGCATTTCTAGCGTAGTGATAAGCGATTATTTACCTTAAATCAGCCGGCAATACTTTGATGTATTTATCAATAACACATAGTGCCTAACTTAAGTTCTTGATTTATAACCATTATCACATTGTTAAAAAGTGCTTGCGTGGCTTACATActcatttttattacaaactaaTATTTGTAGACAACAGACGTTCCCACGCACAATGATGCCAAAAACTTACGTTGTTAGTTTACTATGCGCAGTATTAGCATCCGTTTCAAGTTATGAGAAGAGCGGTTCGTGCTACTCCTTTGCGGATGGCTCAGTGTATCCTTCTGAAGGGCCCCGAGGTGATCACAAGCTACAAACTACTAAGGCAGTCAGTAAGTTTTCGTACATCATATTAATAATTTGCTAGTTACCTTTGTATGTTTGTTTTTGCAGTATCTAAACCAGCTCCACCGTTTGAGGGTACTGCCGTAGTCAAAGGCGATTTCATCAAATTATCACTTTCTCAATATAAGGGGAAATACGTAGTTCTTCTTTTTTACCCACTTGACTTGTAggtgatcaatttttttttttctaccataGGCTTGTTAAATCCAATTATTGATTTGCAGCACTTTTGTATGTCCAACTGAAATTATTGCTTTTTCGGATCGTATTGAAGAGTTCCGTAAAATCAATGCTGAGGTTGTGGCTGTCAGTGTTGATTCACACTTTACACACTTGGCTTGGATCAATACACCACGAAAGGAGGGAGGCCTTGGATATGTGAAAATTCCATTGCTTTCTGATTTAACGCATAAAATCAGCAGAGACTATGGTGTTTATTTAGAAGATTTGGGTCATACGCTCCGTGGTCTCTTTATCATCGACCATCGTGGCATTTTACGGCAAATAACAATGAATGATTTGCCAGTAGGGCGCTCAGTCGACGAAACAATTCGCTTGGTGCAGGCATTCCAATATACGGATACCCATGGAGAAGTGTGCCCCGCGGGCTGGAAGCCTGGTGCAGACACGGTAATTGTGCTTAAACACTAAGCTTACAAAATAATTatagaaacaattattttttcagaTCGTTCCCGATCCAAAAGAAAAGacgaaatatttccaaaaaaacaactaaaattcATAAGGTCGTGTTTACTCTAACTTCCTCATATATTTGGTATATGTAttccaaaatttcttatttttttacaaatactgattGGATATCAAATTAGAAACCATTAAAATTGGAtctaataaataaagcaaaattgttttataagaaTTTAATATGCGTTATATTCTTTTTGTGCATTTATTACGATAGCCTGTATCTTTAGCCAATTCCGATGCCGCTTCCCCAAAGCTCGATACCTTCATATcgaggtctttatgcaaaattctcctcaaagaagtgcgtgaaatgttcaattcttgagaacgatgGCGAGTTGtggttgttggatgttcacgcacattttcggctacagcagcaatgctttcgggtgtacgcactgtaggagcacgttcacgtgttgttttatccattaacgatccactttcacgaagacgattaacaaattgatccacaaactgtcttgttggcaaatctttttttggaatttttgttgttgttttaacagcataggtagccctgtctgtgtaggcatatcatcggtcgtcttcgtctagctcatctaggagtaggcccaggaaacatgctgtttcgacaggttgggtccagagggagaggggggttagatgagtcggtttgagggggcatgtgaagaggtggttagtgtcgtgcggggtaccttcacatgccggacatgtgtttggtatgtcggggtcgattctggatatgtaggagtttaacctgctacagtatccagaacgtaattgtgccagtcttacacgagtctcacggggaagctggagctcttcatctgcaataggtggtgattggactccgattccggcattcacaggacgggagttcatgaaggtggtaacggtctcccggtgaatgtcgtttattgactgtttaaatactgtccggtccagtaggtttttttttcaaatttctcactgtttgagtagaagactcaccactttggaaataggttttcaatatttcccaattttgttcaagcgtataacgtctcatttcgtaaatgtcaaaccttttagTAAATTATGatcacatttgacatgtcatttgtgttaccattctccaaaaaataggtggttcaaaaagcaaatgctatatggcccaccctgtactaatCATTGTCGTTGTAACAACGTAAACACTCCTCATAAATGTTTAGAGACCGCTGCTAGATTGATAGCCCTTTGTCGGCTATACATCGGTTCGTTTCGGTAACGTTTGCTTGAATGTTTTTGCCTAAAACACCAATATCTTGGATATTACCCTTATTTTATTTGGACTATTTTTAAAGCGGAATTTCAAAAGAAAGCTTAAAGTTAAATCCTCTTAACTATAAACATTCTGAAATTTTTACTTTAGACGACTACCCTAATTTTGAAAGCACCATTAATTATTTCAAGTTCCATctcactatttttttgtttttttttatctattttgccgctagacaaaataaaaatatatacaatgaCCGCAGAGCGAAATGGTAAATAATCTTTGTTGTGAAATGGGCTAGAAATTTATATGTGCCAGCAAGGCGAATTCGCCTTGGGTACTCAGACAGATAATATCAAGGCTCTTTATTAAAGGTGATGGCACGAGACCAAGAACACTGTTTTGTTCATTTGCTTGTCACAACAAGTTATTGGCGAAGTAGAAAACATAAAATGGATTTGCCTTGTTTTACTCTGTGCTG is from Anastrepha ludens isolate Willacy chromosome 4, idAnaLude1.1, whole genome shotgun sequence and encodes:
- the LOC128860111 gene encoding peroxiredoxin-2; this translates as MMPKTYVVSLLCAVLASVSSYEKSGSCYSFADGSVYPSEGPRGDHKLQTTKAVISKPAPPFEGTAVVKGDFIKLSLSQYKGKYVVLLFYPLDFTFVCPTEIIAFSDRIEEFRKINAEVVAVSVDSHFTHLAWINTPRKEGGLGYVKIPLLSDLTHKISRDYGVYLEDLGHTLRGLFIIDHRGILRQITMNDLPVGRSVDETIRLVQAFQYTDTHGEVCPAGWKPGADTIVPDPKEKTKYFQKNN
- the LOC128860107 gene encoding DNA-directed RNA polymerase III subunit RPC8 isoform X1, which gives rise to MFVLAELKDTIRIAPDQFHLKLVEAIRDEINRKLANKVLLNLGLCIALKDIVSLKDSIILPGDGASHTEVLFRYIVFRPAIGSVLTGKIRSCSREGVHVTLGFFDDILIPPSALQHPSRFEEAEQAWVWEYPLEDGAKHDLFMDIGEPIKFRVSREIFEESSPIGPPKTDTQQASTSAVASAAAAASTQQTEVKTPYRIVAAINESGLGVLSWWDQQNQCAEEGDENEDEDNVEYENDEDGEGAYEE
- the LOC128860106 gene encoding serine/threonine-protein kinase RIO1, whose protein sequence is MDEFESHQFSDADEDEEIPYKNNLVNTFKNLTVKHDMFKDIKRDSVQNDNLEKIIDDPSPDETIDDEDDYEEASGDSYDYEESYTGYQKHNAQTTQISLNQSACKGGTTQAKRVSSYQPKENLFRRYSARINVEKYDPTVNMSSQAANRLVTFDRRQDDRVRIRDKQDRATAEQVMDPRTRMILFKMLNSGFIQEINGCISTGKEANVYHAVSERDEEFAIKIYKTSILTFKDRDKYVSGEFRFRHGYCRHNPRKMVRTWAEKEMRNYLRMHNAGVPVPEPLLLRSHVLVMRFCGKKGWPSPKLKEVELTTSKACQLYRECVVIMWRIYNKCKLVHADLSEFNILLHDGQLIIIDVSQSVEHDHPHAFDFLRKDCVNISDFFRKRAVATMTVKELFDFITDQSITDENMDECLERISERIKDRDFDAITAQEKIDEAVWQNTFIPKRLDEVRHFEKDVDKAKKGLNKDLIYGKITGLKSDLNVQEQPDVLIESEAVESKNVKNAQNKEIAEDCTDSSDCEDEASEDDGSTGFVNSARPRDESPNSKKSRKKAVKEAKAEKRKVKVKKHVKKRKEKMATTRK
- the LOC128860107 gene encoding DNA-directed RNA polymerase III subunit RPC8 isoform X2; the protein is MFVLAELKDTIRIAPDQFHLKLVEAIRDEINRKLANKVLLNLGLCIALKDIVSLKDSIILPGDGASHTEVLFRYIVFRPAIGSVLTGKIRSCSREGVHVTLGFFDDILIPPSALQHPSRFEEAEQAWVWEYPLEDGAKHDLFMDIGEPIKFRVSREIFEESSPIGPPKTDTQQASTSAVASAAAAASTQQTEVKTPYRIVAAINESGLGVLSWWDQQNENDEDGEGAYEE